The following proteins are encoded in a genomic region of Verrucomicrobiota bacterium:
- a CDS encoding DUF1573 domain-containing protein, giving the protein MSAKFLVFSSQYPVAERIQKIFLLSVSAFTSICVHLRSSVVKVSALFCLFSFFCGYLSAKPAAVDYDFGTVNIGTPLKHLFQWKNPSKKQVKVGDVAFSCTCMKLLSKNEFIAPGGTLDVEVGWVAEKVGVLKFEVLVVIEGLDKPLSFKIKGAGEDPHSKPIPTAYLESGALQQMITDKAPLLMIDLRSPDKFVQFNLPGSIPMTVAQVKTRDDMKKQTLILIPEIETPTFWQEYQALIGEGFQSVRVLKGGLQAWKHSGYPLGGMNAAAKVLVMDIDPSSAYEVLRNGHYVLVNAGNQKISFKSTVIKPVPVNELLNQNKPAYDGIILAGESSPATSGKISQKLPGINLYSVTGGINDLNEIVAIRETVTKPGVMTVGSSGMTLVSGSSSSPGSGGGCGGCPK; this is encoded by the coding sequence ATGAGTGCAAAGTTTCTAGTATTCAGTTCTCAGTACCCAGTTGCAGAAAGAATTCAGAAGATTTTCCTCCTTTCTGTTTCTGCCTTTACTTCCATCTGCGTCCATCTGCGTTCATCTGTGGTTAAAGTCTCTGCACTTTTCTGCCTATTCTCTTTTTTCTGCGGTTATCTTTCGGCAAAACCCGCGGCTGTCGATTATGATTTCGGCACGGTAAATATCGGGACACCATTAAAACATCTTTTCCAATGGAAGAATCCCTCTAAGAAACAGGTGAAAGTCGGGGATGTGGCTTTTTCATGCACTTGTATGAAGTTACTTTCAAAGAATGAGTTCATCGCCCCCGGTGGCACGCTGGATGTGGAGGTCGGTTGGGTGGCTGAAAAAGTAGGTGTTTTAAAGTTTGAAGTTTTAGTCGTTATCGAAGGATTAGATAAACCCCTTTCATTCAAAATCAAAGGTGCCGGGGAAGATCCCCACTCGAAGCCTATCCCTACCGCATATCTCGAGAGTGGCGCACTCCAGCAGATGATTACTGACAAGGCTCCCCTGCTCATGATCGACCTGCGTAGCCCTGATAAATTTGTGCAATTTAATCTCCCCGGATCGATCCCCATGACCGTCGCACAGGTGAAAACCCGTGATGACATGAAAAAACAAACCCTTATCCTGATTCCCGAAATCGAAACCCCCACCTTTTGGCAGGAGTATCAGGCGTTGATCGGGGAAGGGTTCCAGTCTGTCCGAGTCCTGAAAGGGGGATTGCAGGCATGGAAACATTCCGGATATCCCCTCGGCGGGATGAATGCAGCCGCAAAAGTTTTGGTCATGGATATTGATCCTTCATCGGCCTATGAAGTCCTCAGAAATGGGCATTACGTCCTTGTGAATGCGGGTAACCAGAAAATATCCTTTAAATCCACGGTGATCAAACCTGTCCCGGTGAATGAATTATTAAATCAAAATAAACCCGCCTACGACGGGATCATCCTAGCAGGGGAATCCTCCCCGGCCACCTCTGGGAAAATTTCTCAAAAACTGCCCGGGATCAATCTTTACTCAGTAACGGGGGGGATCAATGACCTCAACGAAATCGTCGCGATCCGCGAGACCGTTACAAAACCCGGTGTCATGACGGTGGGTTCCTCCGGCATGACCCTTGTCTCAGGTTCATCAAGCTCCCCGGGCTCCGGTGGTGGTTGTGGAGGATGCCCTAAATGA